In Cercospora beticola chromosome 3, complete sequence, the following proteins share a genomic window:
- a CDS encoding uncharacterized protein (MEROPS:MER0078639), with translation MLFSQFVATLGFISITGALPSQKRSTTYVLKERHVVPRSWRKLGPASKRDTLNLKIGLVQQNPGAIEQHLMQISDPTHERYGKHLSQEEIDEIVAPPKESMDLVKSWLEEHGITNYVPNKSKTMIHCAIPIGKAETLLNTTYSTFKHEDGTEINRAPEWSLPEFLLDSVEIVQPTNSFFHPKQHLVSDNNAWHDAAWWKSEGQQVYPQAFAGTADGQYGQSYESNINGQPPPVQGAQVPQFGQSQPQQNGQPSQGGFQPPQGGNVGGTIDVSQVCQDQYVTPQCRRTLYGTIDYIPQAPNQQTVATTNYLNQTVIRSDISQFMQTFRPDASNIGNEVNIVSIANGDVDQNISPQKIAESTNQEANLDAGNIASIAYPIPLTAYHTGGSPPFQPSAATPDNTNEPYLEWLDYMLALDQVPQVISTSYGDEEMTVPRSYAERVCSGFAQLSARGVSLIVSTGDDGVGKDGQCIANDGSGDKFVAVFPASCPWVTGVGATSGFNPEVAVSRFASGGGFSYYFDAPEYQKSTTQAYIQSLGSQYGGAYNPTGRGYPDVAAHGDHDAVVFNGELSTIGGTSASAPTFAGVIALVNDALIAAGKPPLGFLNPWIYSVGYQGLTDIVSGSSSGCNTAGFPAQQGWDAVTGFGTPNFRQLVQLALNGPTDGSSALPRGGQ, from the exons ATGTTGTTCTCTCAATTTGTCGCCACTCTTGGCTTCATCAGTATCACTGGAGCATTGCCGTCGCAGAAACGTTCTACAACATACGTGCTAAAGGAACGCCACGTGGTGCCGAGATCATGGAGGAAACTTGGACCTGCTTCCAAGCGTGACACTCTCAATCTGAAGATCGGACTTGTCCAACAGAATCCTGGTGCGATCGAGCAGCACTTGATGCAAATATCGGATCCCACACACGAACGTTATGGCAAGCACCTGAGCCAAGAAGAAATTGACGAAATCGTGGCGCCACCGAAAGAGTCTATGGACTTGGTGAAATCGTGGCTGGAAGAACACGGCATTACGAACTATGTTCCAAACAAGTCCAAGACGATGATCCACTGCGCAATCCCTATCGGCAAGGCGGAGACTCTCCTGAACACTACCTATTCGACCTTCAAACACGAGGATGGCACGGAGATCAACCGTGCACCTGAGTGGTCACTTCCCGAATTCCTTCTTGATTCTGTTGAGATTGTTCAACCTACGAACTCATTCTTCCATCCAAAACAGCATTTGGTTTCTGACAACAATGCTTGGCACGATGCCGCTTGGTGGAAATCTGAAGGACAGCAGGTCTACCCACAGGCCTTCGCAGGTACAGCTGATGGGCAGTATGGGCAGTCTTATGAGTCAAACATCAATGGCCAGCCGCCGCCGGTGCAAGGAGCACAAGTGCCGCAGTTTGGACAATCGCAGCCTCAGCAGAACGGACAGCCCAGTCAAGGCGGGTTCCAGCCCCCTCAAGGCGGCAACGTTGGCGGTACTATTGATGTCTCCCAAGTTTGTCAAGACC AGTATGTCACACCACAGTGTCGCCGAACGCTCTATGGAACCATCGACTACATCCCTCAAGCACCCAATCAGCAGACGGTCGCGACAACAAATTATCTGAACCAGACTGTGATTCGAAGCGACATCTCACAGTTTATGCAAACATTCCGACCAGATGCTTCTAACATAGGAAATGAAGTCAACATCGTCTCTATTGCCAACGGCGACGTCGATCAGAACATCAGCCCGCAGAAGATTGCGGAATCAACTAATCAGGAGGCAAATCTGGATGCGGGCAATATTGCAAGTATCGCTTATCCAATTCCGTTGACTGCATATCACACTGGTGGCAGCCCGCCTTTCCAGCCGAGCGCTGCCACTCCGGACAACACCAACGAGCCATATCTTGAGTGGCTGGATTACATGCTTGCCCTTGATCAAGTCCCACAAGTCATCAGTACTTCATACGGAGATGAAGAGATGACAGTTCCCAGATCATATGCCGAGCGTGTCTGCAGCGGGTTCGCACAGCTCTCGGCTCGAGGTGTATCACTGATCGTCAGTACGGGAGACGATGGAGTCGGCAAAGATGGCCAATGTATCGCCAACGATGGCAGTGGCGACAAATTTGTGGCCGTCTTCCCAGCAAGCTGTCCATGGGTCACTGGAGTCGGTGCAACGTCGGGCTTTAACCCAGAAGTCGCCGTGAGTCGCTTCGCTTCGGGCGGTGGCTTCAGCTACTATTTTGACGCGCCAGAATACCAGAAAAGCACTACCCAGGCTTACATCCAGAGCCTGGGGTCGCAGTACGGTGGTGCTTATAATCCAACCGGGAGAGGCTACCCAGATGTTGCCGCGCATGGAGATCATGATGCTGTTGTATTCAATGGGGAGCTCAGCACTATCGGTGGCACATCTGCTTCTGCACCCACCTTCGCTGGAGTCATTGCTCTGGTCAACGACGCTTTAATCGCGGCTGGAAAGCCACCGCTCGGGTTCTTGAATCCTTGGATCTATTCTGTCGGCTATCAAGGCCTCACCGATATTGTCAGCGGCAGCAGTTCTGGCTGTAATACTGCCGGCTTCCCAGCGCAGCAAGGTTGGGACGCGGTCACTGGTTTTGGAACACCAAACTTCCGACAGTTGGTGCAGCTTGCGTTGAATGGTCCAACCGATGGGTCTTCGGCACTACCGAGGGGAGGTCAGTGA